A genomic stretch from Kovacikia minuta CCNUW1 includes:
- a CDS encoding DUF4168 domain-containing protein, whose product MLKPMIGGIVGALLYFPPVAAQPQVAQLNPQILSQIFAPKGSEEAISPLEIQQFAQALKQLKKVEMETQGKMVEALKEENLSPQRFQEIGQRRNNPDAPVSTEITPAEQERFDKALAKMQTIQEESIPKQRRAITLQGLTVERFSQIGQAVNKSPALKQQVQNSF is encoded by the coding sequence ATGCTTAAACCAATGATTGGCGGGATAGTTGGGGCGTTGTTGTACTTTCCCCCCGTGGCCGCTCAACCCCAGGTAGCGCAGCTAAATCCTCAAATATTATCTCAAATCTTTGCTCCTAAAGGGTCGGAGGAGGCAATTAGTCCACTGGAGATCCAACAGTTTGCCCAGGCTTTGAAGCAGTTAAAGAAAGTTGAGATGGAAACTCAAGGAAAAATGGTTGAGGCACTGAAAGAAGAAAATTTATCGCCTCAACGGTTTCAGGAAATTGGGCAACGACGGAACAATCCAGATGCTCCGGTGTCAACTGAGATAACTCCTGCTGAGCAGGAGCGCTTTGACAAAGCTTTGGCAAAAATGCAGACGATTCAAGAAGAATCCATCCCAAAGCAGCGTCGGGCTATTACTTTGCAAGGGTTGACCGTGGAACGGTTTAGTCAAATTGGGCAGGCGGTGAATAAAAGCCCTGCTTTGAAGCAACAAGTGCAGAACAGCTTTTGA
- a CDS encoding MarR family winged helix-turn-helix transcriptional regulator → MEFDPVDKILAQWQQERPDLDVSPMGIIGRVTRLARHLEQALQETFSEFGLTAGEFDVLATLRRSGRPYQLSPTELFNTLMVSSGTMTHRIDRLEQAELVQRIPDPSDRRGTQIKLTDKGFDVIEKAVEAHVNNEHRILNGLEVSEREVLIQLLRKFLVSFEK, encoded by the coding sequence ATGGAGTTTGATCCAGTCGATAAGATTTTGGCGCAATGGCAACAGGAACGCCCTGACCTGGACGTATCACCAATGGGTATCATTGGGCGGGTGACCCGACTAGCCAGACACTTAGAACAAGCCCTCCAGGAGACATTTTCAGAATTTGGCTTAACCGCTGGAGAATTTGACGTGTTAGCAACTCTTCGCCGTTCTGGTCGTCCTTACCAGCTTTCACCTACCGAGTTGTTTAACACCCTGATGGTCTCATCCGGTACAATGACGCATCGCATTGATCGCCTGGAACAAGCGGAACTCGTTCAGCGTATTCCCGATCCCAGTGACCGTCGGGGGACACAAATTAAATTAACGGACAAAGGTTTTGACGTAATTGAAAAAGCAGTTGAAGCGCATGTGAACAATGAACATCGTATTCTCAACGGTTTAGAGGTGTCGGAGCGTGAAGTTCTGATTCAGTTACTCCGTAAGTTTCTGGTGTCGTTTGAGAAATAA
- a CDS encoding TetR/AcrR family transcriptional regulator: MKPSRRASIGMEKRERTRSHLIESAYRVFARKETDAVTIDDIIAEAGVARGTFYNYFQTREDVLRAVAASLSDEMNQKIWAQYAPIQDPAERMAIGLRQFLHQAMRDATWGWVIVRIGLVAAPLSETIERGLMSDLEAGIRLKRFQVESTQAAIDLVLGTALMATRTILEEHRESHYPEQVTKLILKSLGVDSDDANAIAFKVLEPFPEA, translated from the coding sequence ATGAAGCCCTCTCGTCGAGCCTCTATTGGTATGGAAAAACGGGAACGGACGCGATCGCATTTAATCGAGTCCGCCTATCGGGTTTTTGCGCGTAAGGAAACGGATGCGGTCACCATTGATGACATCATTGCTGAGGCAGGGGTTGCCAGGGGAACCTTTTACAACTATTTCCAAACGCGCGAGGATGTATTGAGAGCCGTTGCCGCATCGCTAAGTGATGAGATGAATCAAAAGATTTGGGCGCAATACGCGCCGATCCAAGATCCGGCTGAACGAATGGCGATCGGCTTGCGTCAGTTTCTCCACCAAGCCATGCGAGATGCAACCTGGGGTTGGGTAATTGTCCGGATTGGCTTAGTGGCAGCCCCGTTGAGTGAAACGATCGAACGGGGTTTGATGTCAGATTTGGAAGCGGGAATCCGATTGAAGCGGTTTCAGGTGGAGAGTACCCAAGCCGCGATCGATCTGGTTTTAGGAACCGCACTCATGGCAACACGGACCATTCTAGAAGAACATCGCGAATCCCACTATCCAGAACAGGTAACGAAGTTAATTCTCAAATCTTTGGGAGTTGATAGTGATGATGCAAATGCAATTGCATTCAAAGTCTTGGAACCATTTCCAGAAGCATAA
- the pdxR gene encoding MocR-like pyridoxine biosynthesis transcription factor PdxR: MDLTITLDRHSSLPLHQQVYEELRRAILTRRLLPGQKVPSTRALADTLQVSRATITQSYDRLLSEGYLETLVGSGTYVCVQLPDDLLHSTPVAVATNSQPLRVQLSDYGDRLGQTLFALQPSPMQPISFRYGQPALQHFPIALWRKLLSRYCLANSDWLDYGTDFQGYRPLRQAIANYLGRARAVRCHPDQLILTNGTQQALDLVMRLLINPGDRIGIEDPGYLSARRIFHSHGAGIVPIPVDEAGVIVEKLAHLDANSLRLVYVTPSHQFPTGSILSLSRRLELLAWAQQHPCLILEDDYDSEYRYQDRPIPALQGLDQNHSVIYIGTFSKVLFPSLRIGYLVVPPDLVSLFAQAKWLSDRQLPTLEQQVLTEFIEAGHLESHIRKMRSHYDQLRQTLVQALKQHFRERVMIFGEKAGIHVMVKLRTCWSDTEVIERAANVGVGLMSAQLHYFNPCDRGEFIFGYGDLDEAQIVEGIDCLAQVLGT; encoded by the coding sequence ATGGACTTAACGATTACCCTCGATCGCCATTCCTCCCTGCCGCTCCATCAGCAGGTATATGAAGAATTGCGACGGGCGATTCTCACGAGGCGATTACTTCCGGGTCAAAAAGTTCCCTCCACCCGTGCACTTGCCGATACGCTTCAGGTTTCTCGTGCCACCATTACCCAAAGCTACGATCGCCTCCTGAGTGAAGGCTACCTCGAAACCCTTGTTGGTTCTGGAACCTATGTCTGTGTTCAACTTCCCGATGACTTGCTGCACTCCACCCCTGTTGCTGTAGCAACCAATTCCCAGCCCCTAAGGGTTCAACTGTCGGACTATGGCGATCGCCTGGGTCAAACTCTATTTGCCTTGCAACCCAGCCCTATGCAGCCCATCAGCTTCCGCTACGGTCAGCCCGCCCTCCAGCATTTTCCCATCGCCCTCTGGCGCAAATTGCTATCGCGGTATTGTCTGGCAAACTCCGACTGGTTAGATTACGGCACCGATTTTCAAGGTTACCGACCCTTACGACAGGCGATCGCAAATTATCTGGGACGGGCGCGGGCAGTACGGTGTCATCCAGACCAACTGATTCTCACCAATGGCACCCAGCAAGCCCTGGATCTGGTGATGCGATTGTTGATCAATCCAGGCGATCGCATCGGTATAGAAGACCCCGGCTATCTGAGTGCCCGGCGGATTTTTCACAGTCATGGTGCAGGAATTGTCCCCATTCCCGTAGATGAAGCGGGCGTAATCGTGGAAAAACTCGCCCATTTGGACGCTAATTCCCTGCGCTTGGTTTACGTCACCCCATCCCATCAATTTCCCACCGGCTCCATTTTGTCCCTGTCCCGTCGCCTGGAATTACTCGCGTGGGCACAGCAGCACCCCTGCCTGATTTTGGAGGATGACTACGACAGCGAATATCGCTATCAAGACCGCCCCATTCCCGCTTTGCAGGGATTAGACCAGAACCATTCGGTGATCTACATAGGAACTTTCTCGAAAGTCCTGTTTCCGTCCCTCCGCATTGGCTATTTAGTTGTTCCTCCCGACCTGGTGTCCTTGTTTGCTCAAGCCAAGTGGCTCAGCGATCGCCAACTCCCTACTCTCGAACAACAAGTTCTCACCGAGTTTATTGAAGCTGGACACCTGGAGAGCCATATTCGTAAAATGCGATCGCACTACGACCAACTGCGGCAAACATTAGTGCAGGCATTGAAGCAGCATTTCAGGGAACGGGTGATGATTTTTGGCGAGAAAGCAGGTATTCATGTCATGGTAAAGCTCCGCACCTGTTGGAGCGATACAGAAGTCATCGAACGCGCTGCGAACGTTGGAGTGGGGTTAATGTCAGCTCAGCTCCACTATTTCAACCCCTGCGATCGGGGAGAGTTTATCTTTGGTTATGGAGACCTGGACGAAGCGCAAATTGTGGAGGGGATCGATTGCCTGGCTCAAGTCCTAGGAACTTAG
- the cas2 gene encoding CRISPR-associated endonuclease Cas2 translates to MYVAISYDISEDKRRTKVHKILKSYGQWMQYSVFECDLTETQYAKLRSRLNKLIKPDQDSVRFYFLCACCYAKVERIGGEHVRDDSIFLV, encoded by the coding sequence ATGTACGTTGCCATTTCCTATGACATCTCTGAAGATAAAAGACGCACAAAGGTTCATAAGATTCTGAAGTCTTACGGACAGTGGATGCAGTACAGTGTGTTTGAATGTGATTTAACGGAAACGCAATATGCCAAGTTGCGATCGCGTCTCAACAAGCTGATCAAACCAGATCAAGATAGCGTTCGCTTCTATTTTTTGTGTGCCTGCTGCTATGCCAAAGTTGAACGCATTGGGGGAGAGCACGTTCGGGATGATTCGATCTTTTTGGTTTGA
- a CDS encoding DMT family transporter — protein MNGRMFYLLAALAGGAFIPVQVALNTVLRRYIGAPMQVTFVSYLAGTLTALFICFVARYPLPTATALSQTSWWMWTGGCLGTLYVWSTIVATLKIGATLTLALTFAGQMVAALFLDHFGAIGLAKYPASPARVAGVVIVFLGVSLIAYTKR, from the coding sequence ATGAACGGACGAATGTTTTATCTTCTGGCGGCACTTGCTGGTGGTGCTTTTATCCCTGTGCAAGTCGCTCTCAACACGGTGCTGCGGCGCTATATTGGTGCGCCAATGCAAGTTACTTTTGTCTCCTATCTCGCGGGAACGTTAACAGCACTGTTTATTTGCTTCGTTGCGCGGTATCCGCTGCCTACTGCAACCGCTCTTTCTCAAACCTCTTGGTGGATGTGGACGGGCGGGTGTTTGGGCACGTTGTATGTTTGGTCAACCATTGTCGCCACGTTGAAAATTGGAGCCACACTGACGCTGGCGCTAACGTTTGCAGGGCAGATGGTTGCGGCACTGTTTCTAGATCACTTCGGGGCGATCGGGTTAGCAAAATATCCTGCAAGCCCAGCACGAGTTGCCGGAGTTGTCATTGTGTTTTTGGGTGTTTCGTTAATTGCGTACACAAAGCGGTAA
- a CDS encoding glycosyltransferase codes for MSFMVHKRQSIKSEAAAMRIAIIALGSQGDVQPYIALGKGLRAVGYQVRLLTHENFEELVTAHGLEFYPMQGNVQELIETPEMRELTEKGNFITLTLRTAKESKQVAIRWAQAGLEACRGMDLLIAGVGGLYLTLAIAEKLEIPLLPAFVFPFTPTQTFPGILFPQSLNRWGGAVNWLSHQALRQIIWQGSRAGDTAARQHVLNLPPASFFGPHQSPYLHRLPTLYGFSPAVIAQPSDWRNTFVTGYWFLETAPSWTPPSDLENFLQAGSPPIYIGFGSMGNRNPEETADLVLQALEKTGQRAILSAGWSGMRTAKLPDHAFLVKSVPHTWLFPRVAAVVHHGGAGTTAAGLRAGVPTVIIPFFGDQGFWGQRVADLGVGTAPIPRKQLTAERLAQAMQTAVGDRAMRQRAADLGAKIWTEDGVANAVAVIKKLELTITKTPIEKSFPLI; via the coding sequence ATGTCATTCATGGTTCATAAGCGCCAGTCCATCAAATCGGAGGCAGCCGCGATGCGTATCGCCATTATTGCACTGGGGAGTCAGGGAGATGTGCAGCCCTATATTGCACTGGGGAAAGGTCTAAGAGCAGTGGGCTATCAGGTTCGCCTATTGACCCATGAAAACTTTGAGGAACTGGTCACTGCTCACGGGCTGGAGTTCTACCCCATGCAGGGAAATGTGCAAGAACTGATTGAAACGCCAGAAATGCGCGAACTTACTGAGAAAGGGAATTTTATTACGCTGACCCTCCGCACAGCAAAAGAAAGCAAACAGGTTGCAATCCGATGGGCACAGGCAGGGTTAGAGGCTTGTCGAGGAATGGATTTACTGATCGCAGGAGTTGGAGGGCTTTATCTGACATTAGCGATCGCAGAAAAGCTAGAAATTCCCCTGCTGCCAGCGTTTGTATTTCCCTTTACGCCTACCCAAACATTTCCGGGAATCTTGTTTCCGCAGTCTCTCAACCGTTGGGGAGGTGCAGTCAATTGGTTGTCCCATCAAGCGCTGCGTCAAATCATCTGGCAAGGCTCCCGTGCTGGCGATACCGCTGCCCGTCAGCACGTTCTCAACTTACCCCCAGCTTCGTTTTTCGGTCCCCACCAGTCCCCCTATCTGCATCGTTTGCCCACCCTCTATGGGTTCAGCCCTGCTGTGATTGCTCAACCGTCGGATTGGCGAAACACTTTTGTCACAGGCTACTGGTTTTTAGAGACAGCACCCAGTTGGACTCCGCCTTCAGACCTGGAAAACTTTTTGCAGGCAGGTTCACCACCGATTTATATCGGGTTTGGTAGTATGGGCAATCGCAATCCTGAAGAAACTGCCGATCTGGTTTTGCAAGCGCTTGAGAAGACGGGACAACGAGCGATTTTGTCGGCTGGCTGGAGTGGAATGCGAACCGCTAAACTGCCAGATCATGCTTTTCTCGTGAAGTCGGTTCCCCATACGTGGCTATTTCCACGAGTTGCGGCAGTGGTTCATCATGGCGGTGCAGGCACAACCGCCGCAGGGTTGCGGGCAGGCGTTCCGACGGTGATTATTCCGTTTTTTGGTGATCAGGGCTTTTGGGGGCAACGGGTGGCAGACTTGGGCGTGGGAACAGCCCCCATTCCACGCAAACAGCTTACGGCTGAACGGTTGGCACAGGCGATGCAAACGGCAGTGGGCGATCGCGCAATGCGTCAGCGGGCAGCAGACCTAGGCGCAAAAATTTGGACTGAAGATGGAGTTGCAAATGCCGTCGCAGTGATCAAAAAACTCGAACTGACCATCACTAAAACCCCGATCGAAAAATCTTTTCCACTAATTTAA
- the arfB gene encoding alternative ribosome rescue aminoacyl-tRNA hydrolase ArfB, translating into MLKITNRTAIPLSDIEFSAIRSQGAGGQNVNKVATAIHLRFDINASSLSPIYKERLLNLGDSRITKDGIIIIKAQQHRTQEQNKEDALNRLQELLQSVTVTPKKRKPTKPSRSARKKRLDSKTKRAQLKSLRGNVKE; encoded by the coding sequence ATGCTAAAGATTACCAACCGCACCGCTATCCCCCTCAGTGACATCGAATTTAGTGCCATTCGCTCTCAGGGAGCAGGTGGACAAAACGTTAATAAAGTTGCCACCGCTATCCATTTGCGCTTCGATATTAATGCCTCGTCTCTCTCACCGATTTATAAAGAGCGCCTGCTGAATCTGGGCGATAGCCGCATTACCAAAGATGGCATCATCATCATCAAAGCCCAACAACATCGTACCCAGGAACAAAACAAAGAAGATGCACTCAACCGTCTCCAGGAGTTACTCCAAAGTGTGACGGTCACTCCCAAAAAGCGCAAACCCACGAAGCCCTCCCGCAGTGCCAGGAAAAAACGACTCGACAGCAAAACCAAACGCGCTCAGCTCAAAAGCCTCCGAGGAAACGTGAAAGAGTGA